Below is a genomic region from Solidesulfovibrio fructosivorans JJ].
CCAGGCATTCCCGGAGGCATCCCCGGCATCCCGCCCGGCATGCCGCCGGGCAGCTTCATGCCGGGGGGCATCTTGGGCATGCTCGGCATGCCCTTGCCGCCCATCATGCGCTGCATCATCTTTTGCATCTGGGTGAAATTTTTCAGCAGTTGGCTGACTTCCAGGACCGTGGTGCCCGAGCCCTTGGCGATGCGTTCCTTGCGGCTGACGTTGATGAGCTTGGGCGTGGCCCGCTCGGCCTTGGTCATGGAATTGATGATGGCCTCGACCCGGGCCATCTCCTTTTCCGGCATCTGCACTTCGCCCAGCTGCTTGCGGATCTGGGACATGCCGGGGATGAGCTTGAGCAGGCCCTCGATGGAACCGAGCTTTTTGACCCGGCGCATCTGGGTGCGGAAATCTTCCAGGGTGAACTGCGCCTTGCGCAGTTTCTTTTCCATGGCCGCCGCTTCATCGGCGTCCACGTCGGCCTGGGCCTTTTCGATGAGCGTCAGGATGTCGCCCATGCCGAGGATGCGCGAGGCGACCCGGTCGGGATGGAAGACTTCCAGGTCCGAAACCTTTTCGCCCGTGCCCACGAACTTGATGGACTTGCCCGTGACCTGGCGCACGGACAAGGCCGCGCCGCCCCGGGCGTCGCCGTCCATCTTGGTGAGCACCACGCCGGTGACGCCCAAGCGGTCGTTGAACGAGGAGGCGACGGTGACGGCGTCCTGGCCGGTCATGGCGTCGGCCACGAACAGGATTTCGCCGGGCCCGGTCTTGGCCTTGATGGCCGAAAGCTCCTCCATGAGGGCTTCGTCGACATGCAGGCGGCCGGCGGTGTCGAGCAGCACCACGTCGTGGCCGGTGCGCTTGGCCTCTTCCAGGGCGGCCGTGCAGATGTCCACCGGGTTCTGGTCCGTGGTGGACGGAAAAGCCTCGATATCGAGCTGTGACGCCAGCTTATGGAGCTGGTCGATGGCCGCCGGGCGGTAGACGTCGGCCGGCACCAGATAAGGCTTGCGCTTCAGTTCCCGCCGCAGCTTCAGGGCCAGCTTGGCGCAGGTGGTGGTTTTGCCCGAGCCTTGCAGCCCCACGACCATGATGACGGCCGGGGAGGCCTTGAGGTCCAGTTCCCGGGCTTCGCCGCCGAGCAGCTCGACCATTTCGTCGTGGACGATCTTGACGACCTGCTGGCCCGGGGTCAGGCTTTTGAGGACGTCCTGGCCCATGGCCCGCTCGCGCACGCGGTCGACGAAGTCCTTGACGACCTTGAAGTTGACGTCGGCCTCGAGCAGGGCCAGACGAACCTCGCGCAAGGCGGTCTGGACGTTCTCCTCGGTCAGGCGGGCGTGCCCCCTGATCTTGCGGAAGACGTCGTCGAGTCTGTCGGTAAGGCTGTCGAACATGGTCCTTGGGCACCTCGGTAAAGGGCAAAGTTGGACTACTTAACCGCCTTTGGCCAAGGCGTCAAGTAAGCGTCCCGTCGGGCGGGAATCACGAGAAAGGCCCCATCCGCAAGCGGACGGGGCCTTGGCTACATACCGTGGCCGGCTTGCACCGGCGTGTCGGCGACTACCAGCTGTTGCGACGGGGGGCGCCGTAACCGCCGGAGCGGGGCTGACGCTCCTGCGCCTCGTTGACGCGCAGGTCGCGACCACCGAAAGCCTTGCCGTCGAGGGCTTCCATGGCGGCATCGGCGCCTTCGGGGGACATTTCCACGAAGCCGAAGCCGCGCAGGCGGCCGGTCTCGCGGTCAACGATCAGGTTGACCGACTCCACATCGCCGTAGGCGGCGAAAAGGTTGCGGATTTCATCTTCGTTGGTGGAAAAAGGCAGGTTGCCGACGTAGAGTTTCTTGGACATTCGCTAAAGCTCCAAACTTTTTTTCGGGCTAACTCTTCAAAGGTCGACGGGAGCTCGCAAACGCAAAGATCCTCGGAGACGGTTACAAAGACTTAGCCAACGTTGAGATGCGATCAATTAAGCCGCCCCACCGGGGCTGTCAACAGATATCTTGTAAAAAAAGCCCGTCCGTTATCCGGCCATGGCCTTGGCGAAGCCGGCCTCGGACCGGTTGATGACGGCCTCGTCCACGCAGAAAGCCAGCCGAAAGTGGCCGGGCAGCCCGAAACCGCGCCCGGGCACGGCCAGCACCCGCTCGGCCGCGAGGCGCTCCACAAACGCCACCTCGTCCGGAATGGGCGATTTGGGGAAGAAATAAAACGCCCCGCGCGGCATGAAAAACGAATATCCGGCCCGGGTCAGCACCCCGGCCATGGCCTTGCGCCGGCGTTCGTAGATGGTGCGGTCCACTTCCTGGCCGAGCGCCCGCAGCAAAAGCGCCTGGCCCACGGCCGGGGCGTTGACGAAGCCCATGATGCGGTTGGCGAAGACCATGCCGGCCACAAGCTTTTCCCGGCCCGGCATGTCCGGCGAGACCACGACGAACCCGACCCGCTCGCCCGGCAGGGACAGGTTTTTGGAAAAAGAGCCGATGACCAGGGAATACGGATAGAGCGGCAGCACCGACGGCACCGTCGCGCCGTCGTAGGCCAGAAAACGGTACGGCTCGTCGGCGAGCAGGTAGATGGGCCGGTCGCGGCCCGCGTTTTGGCGGGTGAGCATGGCCGAAAGCTCGATGAGCGTTTCCTTGGAATAGATCTGGCCGGTGGGGTTGTTGGGCGAATTGATCATCACCACCCGCGTGCGCGGGGTGATGGCCGCCTCCATGGCCGCGATGTCCAGCTCGAAGGTGTCGGGCTTGGTCGGCACGGTGGTCAGGGTCGCGCCGTGGTTGGCGGCGTAAAAGTCGTATTCCACAAAATAGGGGGACGGGCACAGGACCACGTCGCCGGGGGTGAGCACGGTGCGGAAAAAGACGTTGATGCCGCCGGCCGCGCCGCAGGTGAGGATCACGTCGCCGGCGGTAATGGGCGCGCCGTCCTGCTCCTTGCGCAGGTGTTCGGCCAGGGCGGCCCGCACTTCGGGGTAGCCGGGGTTGGGCATGTAGCCCAGGGCGAAGGGCTTATCCATCCGGCAGGACAGGTCGGCCAGGCACTCGCCGATCACGGGCGGCGGCGGCAAGTCGGGATTGCCGAGGGAAAAGTCGCAGACCGCTTCCTCGCCGTACTTCTTCTTGAGTTCCAGGCCCTGTTCGAAAATCTTGCGAATCCAGGCCCCGCCCGACAAATACCGCTCCATCTGTTCGGTGACCAGCTGCATGTTCCCCCTCCGGTGAAAACGTGGCAGCCACCATTGCATCAAAACCGGACTGTTGCAATATGGTAACCAATTCGCCGCCGGAAGGAGACGGACGGGCCGGCGGCCGAGGATGCGGAAAAAGTATTCCCTCTTGATCGACTTTGACCTATGGTATTCCCCTCGCGGCATCTCCCGCCTAAAATTCCTGCAAACGAGTATCCCTATGACCGAGGCGAAAAAGCCTGAAATCCTGGCCCCTGCGGGGGATCCCTATTCCTTTCTGGCGGCCGTGGCCGCCGGAGCCGACGCCGTCTACTGCGGGCTCAAGCACTTCTCCGCCCGCATGCTGGCCCGAAATTTTTCCATCTCCGAACTGGCTGGGCTGGCCGAGCTGGCAAGGGGACGGGGCGTTCGCACCTAC
It encodes:
- the ffh gene encoding signal recognition particle protein, giving the protein MFDSLTDRLDDVFRKIRGHARLTEENVQTALREVRLALLEADVNFKVVKDFVDRVRERAMGQDVLKSLTPGQQVVKIVHDEMVELLGGEARELDLKASPAVIMVVGLQGSGKTTTCAKLALKLRRELKRKPYLVPADVYRPAAIDQLHKLASQLDIEAFPSTTDQNPVDICTAALEEAKRTGHDVVLLDTAGRLHVDEALMEELSAIKAKTGPGEILFVADAMTGQDAVTVASSFNDRLGVTGVVLTKMDGDARGGAALSVRQVTGKSIKFVGTGEKVSDLEVFHPDRVASRILGMGDILTLIEKAQADVDADEAAAMEKKLRKAQFTLEDFRTQMRRVKKLGSIEGLLKLIPGMSQIRKQLGEVQMPEKEMARVEAIINSMTKAERATPKLINVSRKERIAKGSGTTVLEVSQLLKNFTQMQKMMQRMMGGKGMPSMPKMPPGMKLPGGMPGGMPGMPPGMPGGMPGGMPGAPGGDPEAVRAARAAAKAAAKKKKEQRKKRKKR
- a CDS encoding RNA recognition motif domain-containing protein; translation: MSKKLYVGNLPFSTNEDEIRNLFAAYGDVESVNLIVDRETGRLRGFGFVEMSPEGADAAMEALDGKAFGGRDLRVNEAQERQPRSGGYGAPRRNSW
- a CDS encoding pyridoxal phosphate-dependent aminotransferase, giving the protein MQLVTEQMERYLSGGAWIRKIFEQGLELKKKYGEEAVCDFSLGNPDLPPPPVIGECLADLSCRMDKPFALGYMPNPGYPEVRAALAEHLRKEQDGAPITAGDVILTCGAAGGINVFFRTVLTPGDVVLCPSPYFVEYDFYAANHGATLTTVPTKPDTFELDIAAMEAAITPRTRVVMINSPNNPTGQIYSKETLIELSAMLTRQNAGRDRPIYLLADEPYRFLAYDGATVPSVLPLYPYSLVIGSFSKNLSLPGERVGFVVVSPDMPGREKLVAGMVFANRIMGFVNAPAVGQALLLRALGQEVDRTIYERRRKAMAGVLTRAGYSFFMPRGAFYFFPKSPIPDEVAFVERLAAERVLAVPGRGFGLPGHFRLAFCVDEAVINRSEAGFAKAMAG